TCGCGGCGCAGCTTGGTGATCAAGGTGCGGATGTCCGCCTCGCCGCTTCTCCTCTTCATGTTCTTCAGCACCGGGTCGGAGATGTGCTGGATCGGGAGGTCCAGGTACTTGCACACCTTGGGCTCGTTCTTGATCAGATCGATCAGCGAGTCCCTGACCCCGTCCGGGTAGGCGTAGAGGAGCCTGATCCACTTGAGCCCCTCTAACTTGGCCAGTTCCTGCACCAAGAGTTCAAGGCTCGGCTGCTCCGGAAGATCGCGGCCGTAGGCGGTAATGTCCTGGGCGATCAGGTTCAGCTCTTTCACCCCCGCCGCGACCAGCGACTTGGCCTCGGCCATCAGCGTCGCAAAGGGGCGGGAGCGGTGCGCGCCGCGCAGGGCCGGGATGACGCAGTAGGAGCAGTTGTTGGAGCACCCTTCGGCGATCTTCAGGTAGGCCGTGTAGTGCGGCGAGGACTGCAGGCGCGGCAACTCGTCGTTGTAGACGAAGTTGGGATCGCCGGTGTAGCAGAGCTGGGAGTCGGTCCCTTTCTTCTCGGCGATGATCTCCGCGATGCGCGGATAGTCGCCGGTGCCGATGAAGATGTCCACCTCGGGGAGTTCCTTGGCGAGCTCCTCCTGGTAGCGCTGCGGCAGGCACCCGGTCACGATGAGCAGCTTGCAGCGCGCGTCGTGTTTTCTATCGGCCAGGTCGAGGATGGTGTCGATGCTCTCCTGCTTGGCCTCCTTGATGAAGGAGCAGGTGTTCACCACGATGATGTCCGCCTGCATCTCATCGGTGGTAACCTCGTACTCGTCCTTGGAGAGGTAGCCCAGCATTACCTCGGCGTCCACCAGGTTCTTCGGGCAGCCCAGGCTCACCAGGCTCACTTTTTCCTTAATCTTCTGGTTCAAAAAAAATCCCCTCTTGATCAGCTTCTGAAGTTGACGAACTGCATGTCGATGTCGAGGTCCTTCCCTTTCAGGACCCGGATCACCTCCTGGAGGTCGTCGATGTTCTTGCCGGTAACCCGGACCTGGTCGTCCTGGATCTGGCTTTGTACCTTGAGTTTGGTTTCTTTGATGACGGCGCCGATCTCCTTGGCCTTCTCCTTGGAGATACCCATCTGCAGGGTGATGATCTGGCGCACCATGCTGCCGGAGGCCTGCTCCACCTTGCCGTACTGCAGCGCCTTGGGCGAGATGTTGCGCTTGACGAACTTGGACTGCAGGATGTCGATGACCGCTTTGAGCTTGAAGTCGTCTTCGGAAAGGACCTTGATGCTTTCCTTCTCCAGGGTCACCTCGCTCTTGGACCCCTTGAAGTCGTAGCGCTGCCCGATCTCCTTCACGGTCTGGTTGATGGCGTTGTCGACCTCCTGCAGGTCAACCTTGGAAACGATGTCGAATGACGGCATAAAA
This window of the Geomonas agri genome carries:
- the rimO gene encoding 30S ribosomal protein S12 methylthiotransferase RimO: MNQKIKEKVSLVSLGCPKNLVDAEVMLGYLSKDEYEVTTDEMQADIIVVNTCSFIKEAKQESIDTILDLADRKHDARCKLLIVTGCLPQRYQEELAKELPEVDIFIGTGDYPRIAEIIAEKKGTDSQLCYTGDPNFVYNDELPRLQSSPHYTAYLKIAEGCSNNCSYCVIPALRGAHRSRPFATLMAEAKSLVAAGVKELNLIAQDITAYGRDLPEQPSLELLVQELAKLEGLKWIRLLYAYPDGVRDSLIDLIKNEPKVCKYLDLPIQHISDPVLKNMKRRSGEADIRTLITKLRREIPDIAIRTSLIVGFPGETNDDFKKLLQFVEETRFDRLGVFCYSREEGTPAADMSDQVSERIKRERHKKLMRTQARVSFKHNRTLVDSEEDVLVEGYSEETELLLKGRSSRQAPDVDGQVYITAGNANVGDIVRLKITDSSDYDLIGEIIQ
- a CDS encoding YajQ family cyclic di-GMP-binding protein, with amino-acid sequence MPSFDIVSKVDLQEVDNAINQTVKEIGQRYDFKGSKSEVTLEKESIKVLSEDDFKLKAVIDILQSKFVKRNISPKALQYGKVEQASGSMVRQIITLQMGISKEKAKEIGAVIKETKLKVQSQIQDDQVRVTGKNIDDLQEVIRVLKGKDLDIDMQFVNFRS